A segment of the Flavobacteriales bacterium genome:
TGATTTCCATGCAGGTTGATGAAAAGCGGGCAAAAATAGCCGGATGCCGCTCCTCACAGCCGGTACCTTTGCCCGCCTCAACGATGCGCGCAACCGACGATTTCAGGCACCAGGGCATGCGGCGCAAGCTGGTCCTCTTGTTGCGCGGGAAAGGAATCGCGCATGAAGGTGTGCTGAAGGCCATCGGAGAAGTGCCGCGTCATCTGTTCATCGACGACAGCGCATTCCAGATGCGCGCTTATGAGGACACCGCCTTTCCGATCCCCTGTGGCCAGACCATTTCGCAGCCCTATACCGTTGCCTTCCAGACCGCACTCCTGAACCCAAGGCCTGGATATCGGATCCTCGAGGTGGGAACAGGTAGCGGCTACCAAACGGCGGTGCTGAGCGCCATGGGCGTGCGCGTTTTCAGCATCGAACGGCACAAGCCCTTGTACCTGCAGACCAAGGAGCGGTTGGCGAGGCTGGGATTCAAGGCGTCGCTTTCGCACGGCGACGGTTTCGCGGGTTTGCCGCGCGAAGCACCCTTCGACGGGGTATTGGTGACTTGCGGAGCGCCGTTCGTTCCGTCATCACTGGTTGAGCAGTTGAAGGTGGACGCACCCTTGGTCATACCCGTTGGGGAGGGCGATATGCAGCAGATGCAGCTGATCAGAAGGGATGGCGAGGGGGGCCTCTCCGTGAGCCCGATGGGCAGTTTCCGATTCGTTCCCATGCTCGCTGAGAAGGCCAGGTGAACAGAAATTCGGTCCGGCGTCGCCGATTTGGCTCAGGCCATCTTGTGAACATTATGGCATCGCTTCAACATTCCAAGGTTGGTAATGCCGATAGCTCCACCTATGTTTGCGGCCGCTCAGCCATACTTTTGGCCGGGTTCAAAAGGCACTAAACCAAACTAAGCCCAATGAAAAAGACGCTACTGTCCTTCGCTTTGCTGGGTCTCTGCTCCGTGGCGAGCGCTCAGCTCTCCACCCGGGAGAACCAGGATACCCGGTACAAATTCGGCGGTCGCCCTGTGGCCGGTGATATGGCCCTCGTGTTCGGCTTGACCCTGAACAACGCCTCCTTCGGCGATGGCTCAGATTCAACCGTGCGCAGCATTTCCACCTGGAATCGCCTGAGCAAAGGCAATCTGCTGACGTTCAAGAAGTTCATTCAGGATGATGTGGCGATCCGTGCTGGCATCCGGCTGGCTCGCGATTCCCGCTCCATCAAAGGCGAAGTGGATTCCACCCAGTTCATTCCCGCCACCCTGGCTGAGTTCGAGTACAAGCAAAGCACCCGCGAGTACATGCTGGTGCCCGGTATCGAGAAGCACTTCAGCAGCTCGAATATTTTCGACGTGTACGCCGGCGCTGACCTTTACCTCGGGTTCGGACGTGATCGCATGGTAACGTCCTACATCTTCCGCGATACGGACGACAACGATGTGCACAAGATGACCACCCCCTACACGATCGTGGGCTTGGGCGGTATCGTAGGCTTCAACGTGTTCGTGCTCGACCTGCCCATCGCCCTTGGCGTTGAGTATGGCTGGAGCGCTTTCTGGCAGCTGGGCAACAAGACCAAGCATGAAGTGGAGAGCGGAGCCGATAGCTGGGAGTATTACACCGTGGGCGGCGACCCCAACCAAGCTGGCGGTGCGAACACGCAGTACAGCAGCGTGAAGCAGAAGTACAACACCATGGACACGAACGATCAGGTCCGCTTGGTGCTCAATATCTACTTCAACTAAGAATCACTACGTAACCACACGCAGCAATGAAGAAGATCAAAGCCATCATCCTGCTGCCACTGGCCGTAGTGCTTCTGTTCTCCTCCTGCACGTACTACACCAAGTCCATCGCTGGTACTTCGGTGCAGACGCAGATCCACTTCAAGATGGAGGACCTCGAGTACATCGGCGATGTGAGCGGCACGGCCACGCAGAGCTTCCTGTTCGGAGTGCTCCCGATCGGCGGTCGTCGCTTCCACGTGGCAACCATCGGCGGCGGCGGGCTCATCCCGCAGGACCGCATGACCAACAACGCCCTTTACGACGCGCTGATGCAGCGTGAGGATGCCGATTTCGTGCTCCCCATCAACTCCAGCAGCGTGCGCGATCAGATGTTCTTGGGCAATCGCACCACCCTCACGGTCCGTGCGAAGGCCTTCCGCATCAAGTCGAAGTAATCGGCCATCATTCCTTTCGAGAGCCGCGGCCATTGGCCGCGGCTCTCGTGCTTATGGCCAATACCTTCGCACCCATGCGCACCACCATCCAAGCGATCCCCATCGCCATCACCTTCGCCCTTGCCCTCGTTTCGTGCAAGCGCGGGAATGACATCCCTGTGCTGACTGTTTCGCCGGGCACACCGGTGATCGCGGTCACCTCGGGCAACGTGATCTCATTCCGGATCACAGGCACCTCGGATAAATCGAGCTTGAGCCGCCTGTTGATCACCTCGAAGCGCGACAATGACTTCACCCAGACCGTGATTGATTCTGCGCTCTCGGGCTCAGCCTTCAGCATGGATTGGGAATTCCTGGCCCCGCACGCAACCGCAGCCTATTCCAACAAGATCACCTTTGAGCTCTTCGAGGAGGATGGCGACATGATGTCAACGCGCCGCACCTTGAGCGTGACCTTGGGCGCCATCCTGCTCACCGAGACCACCGGGCACCAGTTCTACTCCCGGAACTCCGCTACTCAGGGCGAGTCGGCCTTCGATCTGGAGGAGCGTGTGCCGGTGCTCTACACGGTTGATAGCGCTCGCCGCGATATCCAGGATAATCCGGCCTCGTCCTCGGACACGCAACTGAGCCGTTCATGGGTCTCGCCCGCAGGGGGGCGCATGGTGCGCTTCAATGGCTTCGATTACGCCAATGCCACCAATGTGAGCGTGCGCAACGCGTTCAACTCAGGGGTGCCGGTGGAGGAGCTGAACAACATCGCCGTGAACGACATCGTCATTGTCCGCTTGGGCAGTTTGCCGGCCAATGTGAGCCACTATGCCCTCATCCGCATCACGGATATCCTGGATGCGGACGGAACGGCCGATGATGACCGCTACACCTTCAACCTG
Coding sequences within it:
- a CDS encoding protein-L-isoaspartate(D-aspartate) O-methyltransferase, translating into MRATDDFRHQGMRRKLVLLLRGKGIAHEGVLKAIGEVPRHLFIDDSAFQMRAYEDTAFPIPCGQTISQPYTVAFQTALLNPRPGYRILEVGTGSGYQTAVLSAMGVRVFSIERHKPLYLQTKERLARLGFKASLSHGDGFAGLPREAPFDGVLVTCGAPFVPSSLVEQLKVDAPLVIPVGEGDMQQMQLIRRDGEGGLSVSPMGSFRFVPMLAEKAR